The Microbacterium sp. LWH7-1.2 genome window below encodes:
- a CDS encoding cyclase family protein: MPEYRAHFDFDIRFANGGGLAGTGFRLDLPAADATEDEVARLLITHLGLALVDEVELRGLRIVEEPHRGSRGVDAASSATGATRVVDLSHPIRAGLVTYPGLPAPTITPHLTREDSRARYAPGTEFAMDVIHMIGNTGTYLDSPFHRYADGSDLAGLDLSSLVGLRAEVFHLEDAWDTSRRGIRSATLADRDVRGAAVLLHTGWDRWFGQPEYGVGAPFLTGEAAQWLIDAGVVLVGIDSVNIDDTESGGERPAHSLLLGAGVHVVEHLTNLGSLPPRGARFTAAPPAVEGFGTFPVRAFAELPA; the protein is encoded by the coding sequence ATGCCCGAGTACCGCGCCCACTTCGACTTCGACATCCGCTTCGCCAACGGCGGCGGCCTCGCCGGCACGGGCTTCCGCCTCGACCTTCCCGCCGCCGACGCGACGGAGGACGAGGTCGCCCGCCTGTTGATCACCCACCTCGGGCTGGCGCTCGTCGACGAGGTGGAGCTGCGGGGTCTCCGCATCGTCGAGGAGCCGCACCGTGGCAGCAGGGGAGTGGATGCCGCGTCCTCGGCGACCGGCGCGACGCGCGTGGTCGATCTCAGCCACCCCATCCGCGCCGGGCTCGTGACGTACCCCGGCCTTCCCGCGCCGACCATCACGCCGCACCTCACCCGCGAGGACTCCCGCGCCCGGTACGCCCCGGGCACGGAGTTCGCGATGGACGTCATCCACATGATCGGGAACACCGGCACCTACCTCGACTCGCCGTTCCACCGGTACGCCGACGGCAGTGACCTGGCGGGCCTCGACCTCTCGTCGCTCGTGGGCCTACGCGCCGAGGTGTTCCACCTCGAGGACGCGTGGGACACCTCGCGCCGAGGCATCCGTTCCGCCACGCTCGCCGATCGCGACGTGCGCGGCGCGGCCGTCCTGCTGCACACCGGGTGGGACCGCTGGTTCGGGCAGCCCGAGTACGGCGTCGGCGCGCCGTTCCTGACGGGCGAGGCCGCGCAGTGGCTCATCGACGCCGGCGTGGTGCTCGTCGGCATCGACTCGGTGAACATCGATGACACCGAGTCCGGCGGCGAGCGGCCGGCGCACTCGCTGCTGCTCGGGGCGGGCGTGCACGTCGTGGAGCACCTGACGAACCTCGGATCCCTGCCGCCGCGCGGCGCCCGGTTCACCGCCGCCCCGCCGGCGGTCGAGGGATTCGGCACGTTCCCGGTGCGCGCCTTCGCCGAGCTCCCCGCCTGA
- a CDS encoding SDR family oxidoreductase, with protein MNRYPGLEGRTIVVTGAGGGQGAAEARVLAQAGARVIATDVTDAAATPIAGVEYRRLDVSNENDWAALTAHLAEQLGGEALRGLVNNAGITHRARLGAVERADWDRVLAVNLTGPMLGIQALAPLMGSGSSIVNIGSSAALNAHYPVAYTTSKWGLRGLTHVAATELGPRGIRVNVVHPGFIETPMTANAPEAMRAAQLALTPLERLGRADEVAEAVAFLLSDAASYLSGAEIPVDGGATSSAGAKFMADRIAGI; from the coding sequence ATGAACAGGTATCCGGGGCTCGAGGGACGCACGATCGTCGTCACCGGGGCGGGCGGCGGCCAGGGCGCGGCCGAGGCGCGCGTGCTGGCGCAGGCGGGAGCACGCGTCATCGCCACGGATGTGACGGATGCTGCGGCAACACCGATCGCGGGCGTTGAGTACCGGCGACTCGACGTGTCGAACGAAAACGACTGGGCCGCGCTCACGGCTCACCTCGCGGAGCAGCTCGGCGGCGAGGCGCTCCGTGGCCTCGTGAACAACGCCGGCATCACTCACCGCGCGCGGCTGGGCGCGGTCGAGCGCGCGGACTGGGACCGGGTGCTCGCGGTCAATCTCACCGGCCCGATGCTCGGCATCCAGGCGCTCGCGCCGCTGATGGGCTCCGGCTCGTCGATCGTGAACATCGGCTCCTCGGCGGCGCTCAACGCGCACTACCCCGTCGCCTACACGACGTCGAAGTGGGGGCTTCGCGGTCTCACCCATGTGGCCGCGACCGAACTGGGGCCACGCGGCATCCGTGTCAACGTCGTGCACCCCGGCTTCATCGAGACGCCGATGACCGCGAACGCGCCCGAGGCGATGCGCGCCGCGCAGCTCGCCCTCACACCGCTGGAGCGACTCGGTCGGGCCGACGAGGTCGCCGAGGCCGTCGCGTTCCTGCTGTCGGACGCGGCGTCGTACCTCTCCGGCGCCGAGATCCCGGTCGATGGCGGCGCGACGTCATCGGCCGGCGCCAAGTTCATGGCCGACCGCATCGCCGGCATCTGA
- the menC gene encoding o-succinylbenzoate synthase produces MPIARPSASVTLEGFELRVLHLPLVAPFTTSFGTETVREVIVVRALTADGEGWGEIVTQADPLYSSEYTQGAWDVALRFLAPALLDRERLAPEEVAGVLEPFKGHRMAKAGLELAVLDAALRAEGRSFGEYAGAVRDRVPSGVSVGIQRDPAALVETVRGYLDEGYVRIKIKIKPGRDVGDTAAVRDAFGAIPLQVDANSAFTMADADTLAELDRFDLLLIEQPLQEDDLVDHATLARRLRTPVCLDESIVSDKAAADALALGSASVINIKAGRVGGYVEAVKIHDRCLAAGVPVWCGGMLETGIGRAANAALAALPGFTLPGDVSASARFYTRDIVTEPAVLEDGHVRVPIGHGLGVDIDPVALEDFTVVRETLTR; encoded by the coding sequence ATGCCCATCGCCCGGCCGTCGGCATCCGTCACCCTCGAAGGATTCGAGCTGCGAGTGCTGCACCTGCCGCTCGTCGCCCCGTTCACGACGTCGTTCGGCACCGAGACGGTGCGTGAGGTCATCGTGGTGCGGGCGCTCACCGCCGACGGTGAGGGCTGGGGCGAGATCGTGACGCAGGCCGATCCGCTCTACTCGAGCGAGTACACGCAGGGCGCATGGGATGTCGCGTTGCGCTTCCTCGCGCCCGCCCTCCTCGACCGGGAGCGGCTCGCCCCCGAGGAGGTCGCGGGCGTGCTCGAGCCCTTCAAGGGCCATCGCATGGCCAAGGCCGGACTCGAGCTCGCCGTGCTCGACGCCGCCCTCCGTGCGGAGGGCCGCAGCTTCGGCGAGTACGCGGGGGCGGTGCGCGACCGCGTGCCGAGCGGGGTGTCGGTCGGCATCCAGCGCGACCCCGCGGCTCTCGTCGAGACCGTGCGCGGTTACCTCGACGAGGGCTACGTGCGCATCAAGATCAAGATCAAGCCCGGTCGCGACGTCGGCGACACGGCGGCGGTGCGCGACGCCTTCGGTGCGATCCCGCTGCAGGTGGACGCGAACTCCGCCTTCACGATGGCGGATGCCGACACCCTGGCCGAGCTCGACCGCTTCGACCTGCTCCTCATCGAGCAGCCGCTGCAGGAGGACGATCTCGTCGACCACGCGACGCTGGCTCGGCGACTCCGCACCCCCGTCTGCCTCGACGAGTCCATCGTGTCCGACAAGGCGGCGGCCGACGCGCTCGCGCTGGGCTCGGCATCCGTCATCAACATCAAGGCGGGCCGGGTCGGCGGGTACGTCGAGGCGGTCAAGATCCACGACCGGTGCCTCGCGGCCGGCGTGCCGGTGTGGTGCGGCGGCATGCTCGAGACGGGCATCGGCCGCGCGGCGAACGCGGCCCTCGCGGCACTGCCCGGCTTCACGCTGCCGGGCGACGTGTCGGCGTCGGCTCGCTTCTACACCCGCGACATCGTGACCGAGCCGGCGGTGCTCGAAGACGGCCACGTGCGCGTGCCGATCGGCCACGGCCTCGGTGTCGACATCGACCCGGTCGCGCTCGAGGACTTCACCGTCGTCCGCGAGACGCTGACCCGCTGA
- a CDS encoding GNAT family N-acetyltransferase has translation MAETATPPGIDIRFLDTVEEVHRASAVLSEVWGGDRGGMPPNLLRALAHAGNYAVGLYDEDRMVGASVAFFAEPAARSMHSHITGVLSDHQSQGLGRVLKRHQQEWALARGVGHITWTFDPLVARNAHFNLRVLGTRVTEYLVNHYGPMDDGVNRGDETDRIMVSWALAAPPAPTPDDARVVASVEIPHDIETLRSETPVDAAVWRARVREQLVGHLADGLVVGGFDDARGYLLVRP, from the coding sequence ATGGCCGAGACCGCGACGCCGCCCGGCATCGACATCCGCTTCCTCGACACCGTCGAGGAGGTCCACCGCGCCTCGGCCGTGCTCTCCGAGGTATGGGGCGGGGACCGGGGCGGGATGCCGCCGAACCTGCTGCGTGCGCTCGCCCACGCCGGCAACTACGCGGTCGGCCTGTACGACGAGGACCGCATGGTCGGAGCATCCGTCGCGTTCTTCGCGGAGCCCGCGGCACGCTCGATGCACAGCCACATCACCGGCGTGCTCTCCGACCACCAGTCGCAGGGACTCGGCCGGGTCCTGAAACGGCATCAGCAGGAGTGGGCGCTCGCCCGAGGCGTGGGCCACATCACGTGGACCTTCGACCCCCTCGTCGCCCGCAACGCCCACTTCAATCTGCGCGTGCTCGGCACCCGGGTCACCGAGTACCTCGTCAACCACTACGGGCCCATGGACGACGGCGTCAACCGCGGGGATGAAACCGACCGCATCATGGTGTCGTGGGCGCTCGCCGCGCCGCCGGCGCCCACCCCCGACGACGCGCGGGTGGTCGCGTCGGTCGAGATCCCGCACGATATCGAGACCCTCCGCAGTGAGACGCCGGTGGATGCTGCGGTCTGGCGCGCGCGCGTGCGCGAGCAGCTCGTCGGGCACCTCGCCGACGGCCTCGTCGTCGGCGGCTTCGACGACGCGCGCGGGTACCTGCTGGTCCGCCCCTGA
- a CDS encoding DUF4870 domain-containing protein, whose amino-acid sequence MTTPPPQYPYGAAAQPQPMAPADEKLWATLVHLGGLFFGFLAPLVGYLVLKDRGPFVRAHTATALNFQLTLVIAYVVGAVLSIVLIGIFILIAAYILNIVLCIVAAVKANRGEWYTYPLTIRFLS is encoded by the coding sequence ATGACGACCCCTCCACCGCAGTACCCGTACGGCGCCGCAGCCCAGCCGCAGCCGATGGCACCCGCCGATGAAAAGCTGTGGGCGACCCTTGTGCACCTCGGAGGGCTGTTCTTCGGCTTCCTCGCGCCGCTCGTCGGCTACCTCGTGCTGAAGGATCGTGGCCCCTTCGTCCGTGCCCACACCGCGACGGCGCTGAACTTCCAGCTCACGCTGGTCATCGCCTATGTCGTGGGGGCGGTGCTGAGCATCGTCTTGATCGGCATCTTCATCCTCATCGCCGCATACATCCTGAACATCGTCCTCTGCATCGTCGCGGCGGTGAAGGCGAATCGTGGCGAGTGGTACACGTACCCGCTCACCATCAGGTTCCTGAGCTGA
- a CDS encoding GMC oxidoreductase, with amino-acid sequence MSHTPTVAVVGSGPIGSAYARLILESSPDARVVMFEAGPQLTAVPGESVRNIADPEEKARAREMSQGPQSGAFRESLGIPAGAVVEGMFTARQGTHLLDFGGPGSAHAPTFPAAAAATNVGGQGAHWTCAIPRPGFSEKVDFIDDAEWEDLISTAEGLLHAQSAAFADSAIGTAIRSLLNDEFGAELPAGYGVGTLPVAGDPQPDGSMVWAGANTVLGPLIEEGTPESARFELRDLTLVRRVEHDGGRATGVTIEDLRTKEVSFFPADVVVVAADAFRSPQLLWASGIRPPALGRYLTEHHVVITTVALDEERMSALISDDEFEAELARRAQNAADPVAAVNRIPFSEPDHPYSLQVMYAENPPFQLDPSHPAAGNRWGYVNMGYGVRKHPRVEDGVTFDDSELDYRGFPNMTIEYALTDAEQPELDEATTRVRRAGAALGAFVAEPRLLPNGSSLHYMGTMRMGPADDGTSVADPYSRVWGFDNLVVGGNALIPTANTMNPTLMSVAIAVRGARRLVEQLTAARVEEVAR; translated from the coding sequence ATGTCGCACACCCCCACCGTCGCCGTCGTCGGCTCAGGGCCGATCGGTTCCGCCTACGCCCGCCTCATCCTCGAGTCGAGCCCCGACGCCCGCGTCGTGATGTTCGAGGCCGGGCCGCAGCTCACCGCTGTTCCCGGCGAGAGCGTCCGCAACATCGCGGACCCCGAGGAGAAGGCGCGCGCCCGTGAGATGTCGCAGGGCCCCCAGTCGGGCGCGTTCCGCGAGAGTCTCGGCATCCCCGCGGGGGCCGTCGTCGAGGGCATGTTCACCGCCCGGCAGGGGACGCATCTGCTCGACTTCGGCGGCCCGGGATCCGCGCACGCCCCGACCTTCCCCGCGGCGGCCGCCGCCACGAACGTCGGCGGCCAGGGCGCGCACTGGACCTGCGCGATCCCGCGCCCGGGCTTCAGCGAGAAGGTCGACTTCATCGACGACGCCGAGTGGGAGGACCTCATCTCGACCGCGGAGGGTCTGCTGCACGCGCAGAGCGCGGCGTTCGCCGACTCGGCCATCGGCACGGCGATCCGGTCCCTCCTGAACGACGAGTTCGGCGCCGAGCTGCCCGCCGGCTACGGCGTGGGCACCCTGCCGGTCGCCGGCGATCCGCAGCCCGACGGCTCCATGGTGTGGGCGGGTGCGAACACGGTCCTCGGCCCCCTCATCGAGGAGGGCACCCCGGAGTCGGCGCGGTTCGAGCTGCGCGACCTCACGCTCGTGCGACGGGTCGAGCACGACGGCGGGCGGGCCACCGGCGTCACGATCGAGGACCTGCGCACGAAAGAGGTCTCGTTCTTTCCGGCAGACGTCGTCGTCGTGGCCGCCGACGCGTTCCGCTCCCCGCAGCTGCTCTGGGCCAGCGGCATCCGTCCCCCCGCCCTCGGGCGCTACCTCACCGAGCACCACGTCGTGATCACGACGGTCGCCCTCGACGAGGAGCGCATGAGCGCGCTGATCTCGGACGACGAGTTCGAGGCCGAGCTCGCGCGCCGCGCCCAGAACGCGGCCGACCCGGTGGCTGCCGTCAACCGCATCCCGTTCTCGGAGCCCGATCACCCGTACTCGCTCCAGGTGATGTACGCCGAGAACCCGCCGTTCCAGCTCGACCCCTCGCACCCCGCCGCCGGCAACCGCTGGGGCTACGTGAACATGGGCTACGGCGTGCGCAAGCACCCCCGCGTCGAGGACGGCGTCACCTTCGACGACAGCGAGCTCGACTACCGCGGCTTCCCGAACATGACGATCGAGTACGCGCTGACGGATGCCGAGCAGCCGGAGCTCGACGAGGCGACCACGCGCGTGCGCCGAGCCGGCGCCGCGCTCGGCGCGTTCGTCGCGGAGCCGCGTCTGCTGCCCAACGGCTCGAGCCTGCACTACATGGGCACGATGCGGATGGGCCCGGCCGACGACGGCACGTCGGTCGCCGACCCCTACTCGCGGGTGTGGGGCTTCGACAACCTCGTCGTCGGCGGGAACGCCCTCATCCCCACAGCCAACACGATGAACCCGACGCTCATGAGCGTCGCGATCGCGGTGCGCGGGGCCCGCAGGCTCGTCGAGCAGCTGACTGCGGCGCGGGTGGAGGAGGTTGCCCGGTAA
- a CDS encoding SDR family oxidoreductase: MDTFDFTPRRAIVTAADSGIGQATALALADAGLDVGITWHSDEGGAQQTADAVRERGRNAEVTRFDATALDEVGGVVDDLAERLGGLDVFVNNAGGGAGGPFLDVSIEDWRGIIALNLDGAFAGLQAAARHMVSAGRGGRLIAITSVHETQPRVGSAAYVAAKHGLGGLVETMAQELGEHAITVNAVAPGEIATPLTNQESEDAERTHRPGIPLGRPGKPEEIAAVVAFLASPAASYVTGASWSVDGGMLLMGPQAGSHLKSDEWRKG; encoded by the coding sequence ATGGACACCTTCGACTTCACCCCGAGACGCGCGATCGTGACCGCCGCGGACTCTGGCATCGGACAGGCGACCGCCCTCGCCCTCGCCGATGCAGGCCTCGACGTCGGCATCACCTGGCACAGCGACGAGGGGGGCGCGCAGCAGACCGCCGACGCCGTCCGCGAGCGTGGACGCAACGCCGAGGTGACGCGCTTCGACGCCACCGCGCTCGACGAGGTCGGCGGCGTCGTCGACGACCTCGCCGAGCGTCTCGGCGGCCTCGACGTGTTCGTCAACAACGCCGGCGGCGGAGCCGGCGGGCCGTTCCTCGACGTGTCGATCGAGGACTGGCGCGGGATCATCGCGCTGAACCTGGACGGCGCCTTCGCCGGGCTCCAGGCGGCGGCCCGCCACATGGTCAGCGCGGGCCGGGGCGGGCGGCTCATCGCGATCACGAGCGTGCACGAGACGCAGCCGCGCGTCGGGTCTGCGGCCTACGTCGCCGCCAAGCACGGGCTCGGCGGTCTCGTCGAGACGATGGCGCAGGAGCTCGGCGAGCACGCGATCACGGTGAACGCGGTCGCCCCCGGCGAGATCGCGACTCCCCTGACGAACCAGGAATCCGAAGACGCGGAGCGCACGCATCGGCCGGGCATACCGCTCGGACGCCCCGGCAAGCCCGAGGAGATCGCGGCCGTCGTCGCCTTCCTCGCCTCGCCGGCCGCCAGCTACGTCACCGGCGCGAGCTGGAGCGTCGACGGCGGCATGCTGCTGATGGGCCCGCAGGCGGGCTCGCACCTGAAGAGCGACGAGTGGCGGAAGGGATGA
- a CDS encoding peptide MFS transporter, producing MDGRDQGFQGEDPTRGERKPEQVPVGPPDGATAAADATRTGTVAAASGTDAAGTTAPSDGADHDTRFFGQPWALAHIFGVEMWERFSFYGMQGILLIYMYYSVADGGLGIPEATATGIVGAYGGTVYLSTILGAWVADRLLGSERVLFYSAWVIMAGHIALALLPSVWGLGVGLILVAVGSGGLKANATAVVGTLYSAKDPRRDAGFSLFYLGINLGAFLGPIVTGFLQSNVGFHWGFGAAAIGMAIGLTQYSFGRKQLPASSRVVANPLPANRRGMMIGIGIAGLLFIVVLVLTGVIRADNLAGIVILVTLGAAIAYFSVIISSRAITGDDRSRVIGFIPLFIVNVGFWSLYQQQFTVLTIYSDKQLDRTIFGWEMPVSWVNSINPIFVIILSGVFAAIWTKLGDRAPSAPVKFSLGAMIMGVAFLLFLPWANGAPNSTPLMAIVMILFVFTIAELFISPPGLSVTTKLAPERFHTQMVALYFLSIALGTAIAGWLAQFYNPEDEVPYFTILGGIAIVLGLALLASVKPVLRMMRGVR from the coding sequence ATGGACGGGCGTGATCAGGGCTTTCAGGGGGAGGATCCGACGCGGGGCGAGCGCAAGCCCGAACAGGTCCCGGTCGGGCCCCCCGACGGCGCAACCGCCGCGGCCGACGCGACGCGCACCGGGACGGTCGCCGCAGCGAGCGGGACGGATGCCGCGGGCACCACCGCCCCGAGTGACGGCGCCGACCACGACACCCGGTTCTTCGGTCAGCCGTGGGCCCTCGCACACATCTTCGGCGTGGAGATGTGGGAGCGGTTCAGCTTCTACGGCATGCAGGGCATCCTGCTCATCTACATGTACTACTCCGTCGCGGACGGCGGCCTCGGGATCCCGGAGGCCACCGCGACCGGCATCGTCGGCGCCTACGGCGGCACCGTATACCTCTCGACCATCCTCGGCGCGTGGGTGGCGGACCGCCTCCTCGGCTCGGAGCGCGTTCTCTTCTACAGCGCCTGGGTCATCATGGCCGGGCATATCGCGTTGGCCCTGCTGCCGAGCGTGTGGGGACTCGGCGTCGGCCTCATCCTCGTCGCCGTCGGTTCGGGTGGGCTGAAGGCCAACGCGACCGCCGTCGTCGGCACGCTGTACTCCGCGAAGGATCCCCGGCGCGACGCCGGCTTCTCGCTGTTCTACCTCGGCATCAACCTCGGCGCGTTCCTCGGGCCGATCGTCACCGGGTTCCTCCAGAGCAACGTGGGCTTCCACTGGGGTTTCGGCGCGGCCGCGATCGGCATGGCGATCGGCCTCACGCAGTACTCCTTCGGCCGCAAGCAGCTGCCTGCCTCGTCACGCGTCGTCGCGAACCCGCTCCCCGCGAACCGCCGCGGCATGATGATCGGCATCGGCATCGCCGGACTGCTCTTCATCGTCGTGCTGGTGCTCACCGGTGTGATCCGCGCCGACAATCTCGCGGGCATCGTCATCCTCGTGACGCTCGGCGCGGCGATCGCCTACTTCTCCGTGATCATCTCCTCGCGCGCGATCACCGGCGACGACCGCTCCCGCGTCATCGGGTTCATTCCGCTGTTCATCGTGAACGTCGGCTTCTGGTCGCTGTACCAGCAGCAGTTCACCGTGCTGACGATCTACTCCGACAAGCAGCTGGACCGCACGATCTTCGGCTGGGAGATGCCGGTGTCGTGGGTGAACTCGATCAACCCGATCTTCGTCATCATCCTCTCCGGCGTGTTCGCGGCGATCTGGACCAAGCTCGGCGACCGCGCCCCGTCGGCGCCGGTGAAGTTCTCGCTCGGCGCGATGATCATGGGCGTCGCGTTCCTGCTGTTCCTCCCCTGGGCGAACGGTGCACCGAACTCGACGCCGCTGATGGCCATCGTGATGATCCTGTTCGTCTTCACGATCGCCGAGCTGTTCATCTCGCCCCCTGGGCTCTCCGTGACGACGAAGCTCGCGCCCGAGCGGTTCCACACCCAGATGGTGGCGCTCTACTTCCTCTCGATCGCCCTCGGCACCGCGATCGCCGGCTGGCTCGCCCAGTTCTACAACCCCGAGGACGAAGTGCCGTACTTCACGATCCTCGGCGGCATCGCGATCGTCCTCGGCCTGGCGTTGCTCGCCTCGGTCAAGCCCGTGCTGAGGATGATGCGCGGAGTGCGCTGA
- a CDS encoding MFS transporter: protein MFTLVVPIQSKLPELLNASRDDTAWVVTSTLLAAAVMTPIAGRLGDMYGKRRIVLVLLALLVAGSVIAAASTGIIGVIVGRTLQGAVTGVIPLGISILRDVLHEDRVDSAIALISATLGVGGALGLPVSAFITERSDWHVLFWASAALGAVVFALVLWIVPVSALRTGGKFDYVGTLGLAVGLVGVLLAVSRGNEWGWTSPAVLACGLGGVAVLLLWGWYELRIADPLLDLRVAARRPVLLTNLASIAFGFSLFASNVIYPQMLELPIAAGGFGLSLVAASLIVMPAGLVMMVLSPFSGRLARTVGPQLLLVVGAVALVVTYGFTLLFASEVWQILVANIGIGFGIGFGYAAMPMLIMRSVPQSETGASNGLNALFRSLGTSTAAAVVGAVLATFAVEIDGVPVPEPAAFHISFLLGGGAALVALLVALFIPRHHAPEERHPSLPE from the coding sequence ATGTTCACGCTGGTCGTGCCGATCCAGTCGAAGCTGCCGGAGCTGCTGAACGCCAGCCGCGACGACACCGCGTGGGTCGTCACATCGACCCTCCTGGCGGCCGCCGTGATGACGCCGATCGCCGGACGCCTCGGCGACATGTACGGCAAGCGGCGCATCGTGCTCGTGCTGCTCGCCCTGCTGGTCGCGGGATCGGTGATCGCCGCGGCATCCACCGGCATCATCGGCGTGATCGTGGGACGGACGCTGCAGGGTGCCGTGACCGGCGTGATCCCGCTCGGCATCTCGATCCTCCGCGACGTGCTGCACGAGGACAGGGTCGACTCGGCCATCGCCCTCATCAGCGCGACACTCGGCGTGGGCGGGGCGCTCGGGCTGCCCGTCAGCGCGTTCATCACCGAGCGCAGCGACTGGCACGTGCTGTTCTGGGCGTCGGCGGCACTCGGCGCGGTCGTGTTCGCGCTCGTGCTGTGGATCGTGCCGGTGAGCGCCCTGCGCACAGGCGGGAAGTTCGACTACGTCGGAACCCTCGGACTCGCGGTCGGCCTCGTCGGCGTGCTGCTCGCGGTGTCGCGCGGCAACGAGTGGGGCTGGACCTCCCCCGCCGTGCTCGCCTGCGGCCTCGGCGGCGTCGCCGTGCTGCTGTTGTGGGGCTGGTACGAGCTGCGCATCGCCGATCCGCTCCTCGACCTCCGCGTCGCGGCGCGCCGGCCGGTGCTGCTCACCAACCTCGCGTCGATCGCGTTCGGCTTCTCGCTGTTCGCGTCGAACGTGATCTACCCCCAGATGCTCGAGCTGCCGATCGCGGCCGGCGGATTCGGTCTGTCGCTCGTGGCAGCGAGCCTCATCGTGATGCCGGCAGGCCTCGTGATGATGGTGCTCTCGCCGTTCTCTGGCCGGCTCGCGCGCACGGTCGGACCCCAGCTGCTCCTCGTGGTGGGTGCCGTGGCGCTCGTCGTCACCTACGGCTTCACGCTCCTGTTCGCGAGCGAGGTGTGGCAGATCCTCGTGGCGAACATCGGCATCGGGTTCGGCATCGGTTTCGGCTACGCCGCGATGCCGATGCTCATCATGCGCTCGGTGCCGCAGTCCGAGACCGGCGCGTCGAACGGCCTCAACGCGCTGTTCCGCTCGCTCGGCACGAGCACCGCCGCGGCCGTCGTCGGCGCGGTCCTGGCGACCTTCGCGGTCGAGATCGACGGGGTGCCCGTTCCCGAGCCGGCGGCGTTCCACATCTCGTTCCTCCTCGGGGGAGGCGCCGCCCTCGTCGCGCTGCTCGTCGCCCTCTTCATCCCGCGCCATCACGCACCCGAGGAGCGGCATCCGTCCCTCCCGGAGTGA